In Mytilus edulis chromosome 6, xbMytEdul2.2, whole genome shotgun sequence, the following proteins share a genomic window:
- the LOC139528968 gene encoding uncharacterized protein, which translates to MTESEKLTKLKQLTALSTDLKTRVKNLEKKLQHAIQVNGLSLLDSDSKDFSTLMKNQSEEIKRQYPDDSSYQRLFWEQQIKFNRLKDKKGMRWHPMMIKWCLYLKSKSASTYDALRHSGFINLPSERLLYDYSHVIKPGVGYNPNVMEALATEIKQKNLTEEWQQYVGILHDEIRIKEDLVYDKHSGELIGFVNLDQTGNSIQNIEQSLKEEAPKMAKNVLVIMVRGIANNLKFPLAHFATTGITADQLFTILWEAVEILELDAGLKVLFITSDGASPNRRFIRLHANNQNGIVYRSLNRYADDGRHIYFISDAPHFLKTARNCMSNSFSHKKSRNLWKNNKNISWMHIVNLFKDHCSGGLRLCPKLTKNHIDISSFGCMKVSLAAQVLSSTVANALELVYGPDTSETVCFIRHMNKFFDCLNTRSLYEARNTRNNNVAPYTSEDDERLQYLLNDFLQYFSEWKANNVAGQVVQNGLISF; encoded by the coding sequence ATGACAGAGAGTGAAAAGCTGACCAAATTGAAACAACTAACAGCTCTATCAACAGACTTGAAGACAAGGGTTAAAAACTTAGAGAAGAAATTACAGCATGCTATACAAGTAAATGGACTAAGTCTGTTGGATTCAGATAGTAAGGACTTCTCAACACTGATGAAAAACCAAAGTGAAGAAATAAAAAGGCAATATCCAGATGACAGTAGCTACCAGCGTCTATTCTGGGAGCAGCAAATAAAATTCAACCGATTGAAAGACAAAAAAGGTATGAGATGGCACCCAATGATGATAAAATGGTGTCTTTATCTGAAGAGCAAGTCGGCCTCAACCTATGATGCTTTGCGACACTCGGGGTTTATTAATTTGCCAAGTGAGAGACTACTTTATGATTACAGTCACGTTATAAAGCCAGGCGTTGGTTACAATCCAAATGTTATGGAGGCGTTAGCAACCGAGATCAAACAGAAGAACCTGACTGAGGAGTGGCAGCAGTATGTTGGCATCCTGCATGACGAAATTCGTATCAAAGAAGACCTTGTTTATGATAAGCATTCTGGAGAGCTGATAGGTTTCGTGAACTTGGACCAGACCGGTAATTCGATACAAAACATTGAACAGTCACTAAAAGAAGAAGCACCTAAAATGGCCAAAAATGTTCTGGTGATAATGGTCCGTGGTATTGCGAATAACCTGAAATTTCCCTTGGCCCATTTCGCTACAACAGGGATAACAGCAGACCAACTATTTACCATTTTGTGGGAAGCAGTTGAAATTTTAGAACTCGATGCAGGACTGAAAGTCTTATTTATAACATCAGATGGAGCATCACCAAACAGAAGATTTATCCGTCTCCATGCCAATAACCAAAACGGCATTGTTTACAGATCTCTAAACCGATATGCAGATGACGGACGACACATCTATTTCATTAGTGATGCTCCACACTTTCTAAAGACAGCCAGGAACTGCATGAGCAACTCATTTTCTCACAAGAAATCCAGAAATTTgtggaaaaataataaaaacatttcttGGATGCACATTGTTAACCTTTTCAAGGACCATTGCTCCGGGGGATTACGGTTGTGTCCAAAGTTGACAAAAAACCATATTGACATTTCATCTTTTGGGTGCATGAAAGTGTCCCTAGCAGCACAAGTTTTGAGTTCAACAGTTGCTAATGCTTTGGAATTGGTGTACGGTCCAGATACAAGTGAAACAGTCTGCTTTATCAGACACATGAACAAATTCTTTGATTGTTTGAACACCAGGAGTTTGTATGAAGCCAGAAACACAAGGAACAATAATGTAGCACCATACACTTCAGAAGATGACGAAAGATTACAGTACCTGTTAAACGATTTCTTACAATACTTTAGTGAGTGGAAAGCAAATAATGTAGCCGGACAAGTAGTACAGAATGGACTGATCAGTTTCTGA